Proteins encoded together in one Lathyrus oleraceus cultivar Zhongwan6 chromosome 5, CAAS_Psat_ZW6_1.0, whole genome shotgun sequence window:
- the LOC127087341 gene encoding uncharacterized protein LOC127087341, translating into MEDSSNCDTPCDGESVGVILNQMTTVLKCDLQPLNTDCDASSVVSMTEGCGSPMSSWDSEPETDISSAITCHVMPDESLQDVDREGNYPDSEEENQFVGVENNDDGFSWEMDNRSYEELVKKFNEKEEELRVSNFKLQLSEQEIIVLKVQVENSESQINDMQEVLELKEDELYEQKELSDKEILKLMTQIENSESQLDNVRGELNLKNGQLDKVHKELNMNKVQLLMMHKKLNLKNVELDNVRGELNLKNCRLDDVHRELNLRYCQLDDVRKELELKAGQFDNIYGELELKAGQFDNICKELKLKAEELNEQKQRSKEEIFKLKTQIKESENQLEKVREELSLKKEELQKQTAELDTHIPECVNKITNLMEQLKEAQNKLKFSNNEVAKELSVKTSMICLLQSQIKEQNTDIAALECNIDALVTAKEENDVNHKEELKKLNSKLLEMQVVFSWEKEKTHADIARLSKQKKQLVSKLEEFESRNKDLEEKVMLHESEKSNQKKLHSAQVKLLQDEISCLKKELGQRMNDVEAVNKESSKVMAEINESNVKVDKLKAEICSRGDQISHMKKHIDELNTSLKELVVHYRTKVSDENKLIMRVEELEKEVSKQNGVILEKSEEKKEAVKPLWSSLDYNWTGCSDLFKR; encoded by the coding sequence ATGGAGGACTCTAGCAATTGTGATACACCTTGTGATGGAGAGAGTGTAGGGGTGATCCTAAATCAGATGACTACCGTGCTGAAATGCGACCTTCAACCGCTAAATACTGACTGTGATGCTAGCTCTGTGGTTTCTATGACGGAGGGTTGTGGATCACCTATGTCGTCGTGGGATTCCGAACCCGAAACTGATATCTCTTCTGCAATCACTTGTCATGTAATGCCTGATGAATCCCTTCAGGATGTTGACCGTGAAGGAAACTATCCGGATTCGGAAGAGGAAAACCAGTTCGTTGGGGTGGAAAACAATGATGATGGTTTTTCGTGGGAGATGGACAATAGAAGTTACGAGGAGTTGGTCAAAAAGTTCAATGAAAAGGAGGAAGAGTTAAGAGTTTCCAATTTTAAGCTTCAGCTTTCAGAACAAGAGATTATAGTGCTGAAAGTTCAAGTTGAGAATAGTGAGAGTCAGATTAATGATATGCAGGAAGTATTGGAGCTGAAAGAGGATGAGTTGTATGAACAAAAAGAGCTTTCAGATAAAGAGATTCTCAAGTTGATGACTCAAATTGAAAATAGTGAGAGTCAACTTGATAATGTGCGCGGAGAATTAAATCTGAAAAATGGTCAGCTTGATAAAGTGCACAAAGAATTAAATATGAATAAAGTTCAGCTTCTTATGATGCATAAAAAGTTGAATCTGAAAAATGTTGAGCTTGATAATGTGCGCGGAGAATTAAATCTGAAAAACTGTCGGCTTGATGATGTGCACAGAGAATTAAATCTGAGATACTGTCAGCTTGATGATGTGCGCAAAGAATTGGAGCTGAAAGCGGGTCAGTTTGATAATATCTACGGAGAACTGGAGCTGAAAGCGGGTCAGTTTGATAATATCTGCAAAGAATTGAAGCTGAAAGCGGAGGAGTTGAATGAACAAAAGCAGCGTTCGAAAGAAGAGATTTTCAAGTTGAAGACTCAAATTAAAGAAAGTGAGAATCAACTCGAAAAAGTGCGGGAAGAATTGAGTCTGAAAAAGGAGGAGCTGCAAAAACAAACTGCTGAATTGGATACTCATATTCCAGAATGCGTCAACAAGATTACAAATTTGATGGAACAACTTAAGGAGGCTCAAAATAAGCTCAAGTTTTCCAATAATGAAGTCGCAAAGGAACTTAGTGTTAAGACATCTATGATTTGTCTGTTGCAAAGTCAGATTAAAGAGCAAAATACAGACATTGCTGCATTAGAATGCAACATAGATGCCTTGGTTACAGCAAAGGAGGAGAATGACGTTAACCACAAGGAGGAGTTGAAAAAATTGAATTCGAAACTGCTTGAAATGCAGGTCGTGTTCTCTTGGGAGAAAGAAAAGACACATGCTGATATTGCAAGGTTGtcaaaacagaaaaaacaacTGGTCTCTAAACTGGAGGAATTTGAGTCTAGAAACAAGGATTTAGAAGAAAAAGTAATGCTGCATGAATCTGAAAAATCGAATCAGAAAAAGCTGCATTCTGCTCAAGTAAAACTTTTGCAGGATGAGATCAGTTGCTTGAAGAAAGAACTTGGTCAAAGAATGAACGATGTAGAAGCTGTGAATAAGGAATCAAGCAAGGTAATGGCTGAAATAAATGAATCCAATGTCAAGGTTGATAAGCTTAAGGCTGAGATATGCTCGCGCGGCGATCAAATATCACATATGAAGAAGCATATAGACGAGCTGAACACATCGCTGAAGGAGCTGGTGGTTCACTATAGAACAAAAGTGAGTGATGAAAATAAGCTGATAATGCGAGTTGAAGAGCTTGAAAAAGAGGTGAGTAAACAGAATGGTGTGATCTTAGAAAAGTCTGAGGAGAAGAAGGAGGCAGTTAAACCACTATGGAGTTCACTTGACTACAATTGGACTGGATGTAGTGACTTGTTCAAGCGTTGA